CCCTCCCCGAGCGGTGAGGGCCGCCGGGGGGGGCCCGGTGCCCCCTCACCCCCAGCCTGCGGGGCCCCTTTGTTTCCCTGCTGCGGAGGGGAAGGAGGCgaaggaaagggaagatgaGCAGCGAGGTGCTGTGGCTTTTCAAGCAGCTGAACCTCCATCTGGAGCTGGAGGGGCGGTTCCAGCCCCGCGAGAAGGGGCTCAGCCTCATCGAGGGCGCCGCCGAGGTGGGTGAGGGCGTCGGGGGGCTCCTCAGGGTAGAAAGAcaatttcagaggaaaatccGCAATTTTAACTGGAATTTTAGTGGAATTTTAAGTGCCTTAATTACGGAAAGTTTATTCTTTTCTCTGTATGCGCCACttgccttttgttttgattCTGTCTCTGTAGATATTAACGGTGCACTACCCAAGCGCTGCGATCTGCAGGGCAAGCAAATTATTCAGGCGTTTAGTGTTTATTGTTTAAACTTAGAGGGAGCCCAGGAGCGAGAAGTTCTGTATTATTTCCGTCAGGGGAGGTGGGATGTCAGGCAGGCATCGGCGAGATCTGGGGAAATGAACCCAGAACCgctcagtgctgagctgcaaaATGTAAATAGACCATAAACATCTCCCCGTTAGCGACCAAAGTTCCTTTCTGAGTTCAGGGCAGGTTTATTATGTGCCTTCGGGTACTTGTGAGCTCTTTGGGAAGAGCCTTAatgtttaacaaaaaaaaaaaaaaaatccctgagatAAGTCTGCTTGTTTGTtgtgaaagcagagctgttgctTAATATTGGCATGCAAGGCAGAGAGTTGTGTGGGCATTTCGAAGGTCGGGAGTCACTGTGTTTGCCTTCACTTGGTAACTTAAATAAGTCTTAAATGTGTCTTAAAATAAACCAGTGGAGAGTAGGAAATGTGGTTGTGCTGGCTGTTGCACCAGTGGAACTCAGGACCTGGCTGTAATTTCTGAACCGTGGGTGTGATTTGAGTCCTAAGTgtctaaatttattttcttttcaagttaAATAAGTGTTTAtggaaaaaattgcttctgtTTGATCTAGATAAAAGACGATTTAGGGAGTGAGGCACGGTGATTGCTGCTGCCAGAGAATAATTCTGACTTTGCCTCTCTTGCCGTAGAATGAAAACACTCTGTGTCCAAGACAAAGGAATGCCAAGGTGGAAGATCTTTGGAGTCTGACCAACTTCTTTGGATTTGCAACCGAAACGTTTGTTTTGGCTGTCAACATTCTGGACAGATTCTTGGCTCTTATGAAGGTATAAGTGTGGCTGTTGATTCATTCTGtgcattcagcagcagctctgaggtcTCCTTTGTGAACCTGGAGTTGAGTGCAGTTCCTTTTACCTCTGAAGACAAGTAGCAGCTTGATTTACTTCCTCTAATAAATCTGTAACCGTCGCCGTGTAGATGTCTGAGACAGGAGGAATTAAGGGAAACAAACCAGTAAGTGTCCCTGGGTGCTCTGCTAAAGCTTAGCTTAGCTTAGCCTTGGGACCGACACCAAGTGGTCAtttcctgcttgtttttatCGTGTTTGTGCTGCTTTAAGGCACGAAGCTTGGAGTTAAACCAGTTCCTCTTTATTAGCCCAGCAGAAAAAACGAAGTTGCATCAGTTCTCTGGTCTGGCTGTCCTTGAGGTGGCACAAAACGCTACGGTGGtagaggggagagaggagaggggcaggaacaggctgTGGAGGGACGGGGCTGCCCGGAACAGGCTCAGACTGGATCTGTGCGGGCTGTAAGGAGGGTGGGCGAGCACTGCCGcttggaggagcagggaattgcAGTTTTGTTTGTGCAGTGGCCGGGAGCAACCTGAGGAGAGGTGCTGGCTGTGGAACTTAGGCTCGGCGGGTCATGGCTGGGGGAGCTGTAGGAGCTCAGGGTGTGGATGAGGGGATGATGTACTCACGGCTCTCGCTGTGGTTTTTAGGTGAAACCGAAGCATTTGTCTTGCATTGGAGtttgctgcatccagctggccGCCCGCGTGGTGGAGGAGGAATGCAATGTCCCGTCTGCTCACGAGATCATCCGGATCAGCCAATGTAAATGCACTGTGTCCGACCTGAAACGGATGGAAAAGATAATTTCAGAAAAGTTGCACTTTGAATTTAAAGCTACTACTGCCTTAACCTTCTTGCACTTGTACCATGCTATTGTACTCTGTCATACCTCAGAAAGGTGAGTGGGTGGTGTTTGCTGAGCCCTTCTCTATTCCCTCTGAAATGATTGCAGCCTCGGCCGTAGAGGAGGCAGCTCCTCAGTTTTTGCTTCCTGACAAGGCAATGCTTGTTGATCCTGACCCTTCTTCTCTTGGATGTCTCACAGGAAAGAAGTATTGAATCTGGACAAGTTGGAAGCACAGCTAAAAGCTTGCAACTGCCGTCTAGTCTTCTCTAAAGCAAAAGTGAGTAGGAGCAGTTGTTTGTGTCTTCTGGGTTGGTTTGTGATGGTTGTGGTGCTGAgtgctgttttctgctcctttaGCCATCTGTCCTGGCCTTGTGCCTTCTCACTCTGGAAGTTCAGACGCTGAAATCTGTTGAGCTGTTGGAGATCCTTCTGCGTGTTCAAAAGCATTCAAAGGTGAGTATTTCCAGTGGGCTGCTTTTCCAGTTGTCTGGACTGACACTGTTCATGATGGGTGATGTTACATTTAGGGGTTCCTTCAATGGGTCCTTACAGGTTCTGTTtagctgaaagcagcagttaAAAAACAAGCTTAAATGTATAAAATCAGAGGAACTGCTGACCTGGTGTGTATACAATGACAGGCAGCTGATTGAACTTGttcagctctggctgtgtgTTCTGGAGAAACTTCCAGTCTGTTCTGACTGCTGGGCTGGTTATTCCTTTTGCCTGAATAACtggacctgagggaatggctggaTCTGTGTCGGGGAGGgttaggctggatatcaggagaaggttcttcccccagatgGAGgtcaggctccccagggaatgggcagagGGTGGAATTGGTGGgactgtcctgtgcagggccagcagttgAACTCCATGATgcttgtgggtcccttccagctgaggatATCCTATGGACTAAAACAGGATTCATGGCCTCGAGCTGCGTGCTGCCTCTGTTGATGGCCTAGAAGCAGCTTTTCACTCTTCAGTCAGATGGATCAACCCCAGTTTCTTAAGGGATGGAAGTAGTTCCTTGAAGTACaatgtcattttcttttaaaatggtggcttaaatttttttcttccgttttaaattagttttaaaaagttGGCTTCCCTTTGTcgttttcttttaaaatggtggcttaaatttttttcttccgttttaaattagttttaaaaagttGGCTTCCctttgaaaatggaattttaagaACATCtcattccatttttaaatagaatagccttttgtttcatttctcctttGGAAGTGATAATGAAAATGGTAACAAGGACTGACAGGCAAACTGTCAACCTAACTCCACCTTGAACAGGGACTTGTCTGGAAGGTGTGTAG
The genomic region above belongs to Ficedula albicollis isolate OC2 chromosome 4, FicAlb1.5, whole genome shotgun sequence and contains:
- the CCNG2 gene encoding cyclin-G2, which codes for MSSEVLWLFKQLNLHLELEGRFQPREKGLSLIEGAAENENTLCPRQRNAKVEDLWSLTNFFGFATETFVLAVNILDRFLALMKVKPKHLSCIGVCCIQLAARVVEEECNVPSAHEIIRISQCKCTVSDLKRMEKIISEKLHFEFKATTALTFLHLYHAIVLCHTSERKEVLNLDKLEAQLKACNCRLVFSKAKPSVLALCLLTLEVQTLKSVELLEILLRVQKHSKISDSDLLYWRELVSKCLADYSSPECCKPDHKKLVWIVSRRTAQNLQNSYYSVPELPTIPEGGCFNGSESEDSCEDMSSGEESLSSSPPSDLEGTFFFELKPKPKWQTLSCRS